The proteins below are encoded in one region of Alosa sapidissima isolate fAloSap1 chromosome 24, fAloSap1.pri, whole genome shotgun sequence:
- the LOC121700606 gene encoding C-C chemokine receptor type 9-like, whose translation MAADNVTDSYDLPITSDYYDDDYLSYYATSAGEEDLVTPCFEEDDESQILSGCQTAFYILVFLVGVPGNSLVVATFARYWRARLRSLTDAFLLHLALSDLQLLLTLPLQAGEALRGEWPFSSALCRVNRGLRSVNTYSGLLLLACISAERYSVVVLRSGATRRRKTGGGCCRRRVMVQAVIACLTVAITAIALSAPDFLFSEVENSNGMCGLNVWVDSASSQVKLALTGSMIAGFCVPFAVMATCYTAIGCVLAQGRRTARGHCWRRQRTLRLMVALVFLFLLFQLPYTLVLGLKLMDAWRSCSFLLWESATCSLAYTRCCLNPVLYALVGVRFRNDVLRLLHEAGCLCLSASRLSLDPDSGSSISRSSAPPTTTLLSPKSPTPLLTPPDIAETDVGKVFVYPSLSSTHT comes from the exons ATGGCCGCAGATAATGTTACTGATTCCTACGACCTTCCCATCACCAGCG ACTACTATGATGACGACTACTTGTCATACTATGCCACCTCTGCTGGCGAAGAGGATCTGGTAACTCCATGCTTTGAAGAGGATGACGAGTCGCAGATCCTGTCGGGCTGTCAGACGGCGTTCTACATCCTGGTCTTTCTGGTGGGTGTGCCGGGCAACTCTCTGGTCGTGGCCACCTTCGCCCGCTACTGGCGCGCCCGTCTGCGCAGCCTGACGGATGCTTTCCTCCTCCACCTGGCGCTGTCggacctgcagctgctgctcACGTTGCCCCTGCAGGCGGGGGAAGCGCTGCGTGGCGAGTGGCCCTTCAGCAGCGCCCTCTGCAGGGTGAACAGGGGACTGCGGTCAGTGAATACCTACAGCGGCCTGCTGCTGCTAGCCTGCATTAGCGCCGAGCGCTACAGCGTGGTGGTGCTCCGCTCGGGGGCAACGCGTCGGAGGAAGACCGGTGGTGGATGCTGCCGTCGTCGGGTGATGGTCCAAGCTGTCATCGCATGCCTGACCGTGGCAATAACCGCTATCGCCCTGAGCGCCCCTGACTTCCTGTTCTCCGAGGTGGAGAACAGTAACGGCATGTGCGGCCTGAACGTGTGGGTGGATAGCGCCAGCTCACAGGTCAAGCTGGCCCTGACCGGCTCCATGATCGCCGGCTTCTGCGTGCCCTTCGCCGTCATGGCCACCTGCTACACGGCCATCGGCTGCGTCCTGGCGCAAGGTCGGCGCACGGCGCGCGGGCATTGCTGGCGGCGGCAACGGACACTCCGCCTGATGGTGGCGCTGGTGTTCCTCTTCCTGCTCTTCCAGCTGCCCTACACGCTGGTGCTGGGCCTGAAGCTGATGGACGCCTGGCGCTCCTGCAGCTTCCTGCTGTGGGAGAGCGCCACCTGCAGTCTGGCCTACACGCGCTGCTGCCTCAACCCCGTGCTCTACGCTCTGGTCGGCGTGCGCTTCCGCAACGACGTGCTGAGGCTGCTGCACGAGGCTGGCTGCCTCTGCCTCTCCGCCTCGCGGCTGTCCCTCGACCCCGACAGCGGCAGCTCGATCTCGCGGTCCTCggcaccccccaccaccacactgcTGTCACCGAAGTCGCCCACACCCCTCCTGACGCCGCCAGACATTGCAGAAACTGACGTGGGCAAAGTGTTTGTGTATCCAAGCCTTTCTTCTACTCACACCTGA